In a single window of the Veillonella sp. genome:
- a CDS encoding phosphopentomutase — translation MFKRIILLVMDSVGIGHAVDAAKFGDEGSNTLGHIESTAGKIHCPNLKSLGLGHIADIADTGESINGAFGRMAELSTGKDTTSGHWEMMGHPVTVPFPTFYEGFPKELMDTFTKETGYGYLGNEVASGTEIIERLGAEHIKTGKPIVYTSADSVFQIAAHEDVIPLDELYRICQITRDKVCVGDYYVGRIIARPFVGELGSFVRTSNRHDYSRMPEKKMVQQELQDADVPTVAVGKIGDIYAHVGWDESYPTKSNAHGMNMVPYLLGATFDYGLMMVNLVEFDSLYGHRRNVEGYKRAIEDFDYQLGGLIPMLNDDDLLLITADHGNDPTWKGTDHTRELVPILVYSPRMNGPINLGDRKSFADIGETVLENFGLKQWGIGTSFLEKLSK, via the coding sequence ATGTTTAAACGAATTATCCTATTAGTTATGGACTCTGTTGGTATTGGTCATGCCGTGGATGCTGCAAAATTTGGTGATGAAGGCTCTAATACATTAGGTCATATTGAATCAACAGCAGGTAAAATTCATTGCCCAAATTTGAAATCTTTAGGACTAGGACATATTGCCGATATTGCAGATACCGGTGAAAGCATTAACGGTGCTTTTGGTCGTATGGCGGAGCTCAGCACTGGTAAAGATACAACAAGTGGTCATTGGGAGATGATGGGGCATCCTGTTACCGTTCCATTCCCAACCTTTTACGAAGGTTTTCCAAAAGAATTAATGGATACTTTCACAAAGGAAACGGGCTATGGTTATTTAGGTAATGAAGTTGCATCTGGTACAGAAATTATTGAACGGCTAGGTGCGGAGCATATTAAAACGGGAAAACCTATTGTATATACCTCGGCAGATTCTGTATTTCAAATTGCAGCCCATGAGGATGTGATTCCTTTAGATGAGCTATATCGTATATGCCAAATTACCCGTGATAAGGTTTGCGTTGGAGATTACTATGTAGGCCGTATCATAGCACGTCCATTTGTAGGTGAACTTGGTAGTTTTGTACGCACATCTAACCGTCATGACTATAGTCGCATGCCGGAGAAAAAAATGGTACAACAAGAGTTACAAGATGCGGATGTTCCAACTGTAGCAGTCGGTAAAATTGGAGATATTTATGCCCATGTTGGTTGGGATGAAAGTTATCCTACAAAATCTAATGCTCATGGCATGAATATGGTTCCATATCTATTAGGGGCTACATTTGATTACGGTCTTATGATGGTTAATCTTGTTGAGTTTGATAGCCTTTACGGTCATCGCAGAAATGTAGAAGGCTATAAACGAGCTATTGAAGATTTTGATTACCAACTTGGTGGTTTAATACCAATGCTCAATGATGACGATTTATTGCTTATTACTGCGGACCATGGTAATGATCCAACCTGGAAGGGAACAGATCATACCCGTGAATTAGTACCTATTCTTGTATATAGTCCACGAATGAATGGACCTATAAATCTTGGAGATAGAAAAAGTTTTGCAGACATTGGGGAAACAGTTTTAGAAAACTTTGGTTTAAAACAATGGGGCATTGGAACATCGTTTTTAGAGAAACTTAGTAAATAA
- a CDS encoding ABC transporter permease → MLDLVVGTITTGLLWSLLAVGVFITFRVLDVADLTVEGTFPMGAAISAILITSGMNPILSILIAGIGGMAAGAVTGWIHTKLKIPALLAGILTMIALYSINLHIMGKANVSLLRMDTIYTIIGSVLHTANMWSAAIVGIIVAVVVCLLLFWFFGTEIGTALRATGVNPQMIRAQGVNTDNMIVLGLLISNGFVGMSGALIGQFQGFADVGMGIGTIVIGLASVIIGEVVFGTKSFVRSLIAVVLGSIVYRIVIAAVLYMGMPPNDLKLFTAILVAIALSLPTLKAKWLAR, encoded by the coding sequence ATGTTAGATTTAGTGGTAGGCACCATAACAACTGGCCTTTTATGGTCTTTGTTAGCGGTTGGTGTTTTCATCACCTTCCGTGTATTAGATGTGGCTGACTTAACCGTAGAAGGTACGTTTCCAATGGGGGCGGCCATTTCTGCAATTTTAATTACAAGTGGTATGAACCCAATCCTATCTATCTTGATTGCCGGCATTGGCGGTATGGCCGCAGGTGCTGTAACAGGTTGGATTCATACTAAATTGAAGATCCCTGCATTGCTAGCTGGTATCTTAACAATGATTGCTTTATACTCCATTAATCTTCATATTATGGGTAAAGCTAATGTATCTTTGCTTCGTATGGATACAATTTATACAATTATCGGTAGTGTACTTCATACAGCAAATATGTGGTCTGCAGCTATCGTAGGTATCATCGTAGCTGTTGTAGTTTGCTTATTACTATTCTGGTTCTTCGGTACTGAAATTGGTACAGCATTACGTGCAACAGGTGTTAACCCTCAAATGATTCGTGCCCAAGGTGTAAATACTGACAACATGATCGTTCTTGGTCTTTTGATTTCCAACGGTTTTGTTGGTATGTCTGGTGCATTGATTGGTCAATTCCAAGGCTTTGCCGACGTAGGTATGGGTATTGGTACTATCGTAATCGGCTTGGCGTCCGTAATTATCGGTGAGGTAGTATTTGGTACAAAATCCTTTGTACGTAGCCTCATCGCTGTAGTACTTGGTTCTATCGTATATCGTATCGTTATTGCGGCTGTACTCTATATGGGTATGCCACCAAACGACTTGAAATTATTCACTGCTATTCTTGTTGCCATCGCGCTTTCCTTGCCTACATTGAAAGCAAAATGGTTGGCTCGCTAA
- a CDS encoding ABC transporter substrate-binding protein, which produces MNLKKGIALALTAAALMAFTGCGSNGTTSNGEYKVGVVQLVEHPALDAANKGFVDALKEKGLADKITFDQQNAQADQSNLNSIAQRFVSDRKNLILAIATPAAQSMANATHDIPILGTAITDYEAAKLVKSNEKPGGNVSGTSDMNPVEQQVDLILQVLPNAKTIGTIYSSSEVNSQIQVEKMKAYAATKGVKVEEVTVSNVNDIQQAAQNLVSQRVDAIYVPTDNVVASAMSNLVAITDPAKIPVFGGEDNHVKGGAVMSLSVDYYKLGYQTGLMAAKILTGEAKVEDMPIEMQKEFKLVVSKDKLQKLGITLPEELMNKATMI; this is translated from the coding sequence ATGAATTTAAAAAAAGGTATTGCCCTAGCGCTCACGGCGGCAGCATTGATGGCATTTACAGGCTGTGGCTCAAATGGAACAACATCTAATGGTGAATACAAGGTTGGCGTAGTACAACTGGTTGAACATCCTGCACTTGATGCAGCAAACAAAGGTTTTGTTGATGCTTTAAAAGAAAAAGGCTTGGCAGATAAAATTACCTTTGACCAACAAAATGCACAAGCTGATCAATCTAATTTGAACAGTATTGCACAGCGTTTTGTATCTGATCGTAAAAACTTAATCTTAGCGATTGCAACACCGGCAGCTCAATCTATGGCGAATGCAACTCATGATATCCCAATCTTGGGGACTGCTATTACTGATTACGAAGCAGCAAAACTTGTTAAATCTAATGAAAAACCAGGTGGTAATGTATCTGGTACATCTGATATGAACCCAGTAGAACAACAAGTTGATTTAATTTTACAAGTATTACCAAATGCTAAGACAATTGGTACTATTTATAGCTCTAGTGAAGTAAACTCTCAAATACAAGTTGAGAAAATGAAAGCTTACGCAGCTACAAAAGGTGTTAAGGTTGAAGAAGTTACCGTTTCTAACGTAAACGATATTCAACAAGCAGCACAAAATCTTGTGTCTCAACGTGTAGACGCAATTTATGTGCCAACAGATAATGTAGTAGCTTCTGCGATGAGCAATCTTGTAGCAATTACCGACCCAGCAAAAATTCCTGTGTTTGGCGGCGAAGATAACCACGTAAAAGGTGGTGCTGTAATGTCCTTGTCCGTAGATTACTACAAACTTGGATACCAAACAGGTTTAATGGCAGCTAAAATTTTAACTGGTGAAGCTAAAGTTGAAGATATGCCTATTGAAATGCAAAAAGAATTTAAATTAGTTGTAAGTAAAGATAAATTACAAAAATTGGGCATCACATTACCAGAAGAATTGATGAACAAAGCAACTATGATTTAA
- a CDS encoding aminopeptidase, which produces MERKYAWHNYDDATMEKVYALSDTYRQFLDNGKTERECVVQAVEFAEAKGYVNLKDIIKSNTPIKAGDKLYYTHMDKSIALFNIGTDDIELGMNILGAHIDSPRIDVKQNPQYEDSNLVFWDTHYYGGIKKYHWVAMPLAIHGVVVKTDGTRININIGDNENDPVFCITDLLPHLGQEQMQKNAAKVIEGEALDLLIGSRPVKDEEKEGVTKFINNLLEKEYGFVERDLLSAELEIVPAGKARDMGFDRSMVMAYGQDDRVCAYTSLVAMLEVDNVKRTTCCLLVDKEEIGSVGATGMQSRFFENAVAEVLTLMGKPNSVSVRRTLENSRMLSSDVSAGYDPLYASAFEKKNASYLGMGVVFNKFTGSRGKSGSNDANAEYMGFIRRVMESNNVTYQTAELGKVDLGGGGTIAYIMALYGMNVIDCGVAVLSMHAPWEVTSKADIYEAKQCYVAFLNAADESI; this is translated from the coding sequence ATGGAACGCAAATATGCATGGCATAATTACGACGATGCCACTATGGAAAAGGTATATGCCTTAAGTGATACATATCGTCAATTTTTAGATAATGGTAAAACAGAACGTGAATGTGTTGTACAGGCCGTTGAATTTGCAGAAGCAAAAGGATATGTAAATTTAAAAGATATTATTAAATCCAATACGCCAATTAAAGCAGGAGACAAGCTTTATTACACACATATGGATAAATCCATTGCTTTATTTAATATTGGTACTGATGATATTGAATTGGGTATGAATATCTTAGGTGCTCATATTGACTCTCCACGTATCGATGTAAAACAAAACCCACAATATGAAGATAGCAATCTTGTATTTTGGGATACTCATTACTATGGAGGCATTAAAAAATACCATTGGGTTGCGATGCCTCTTGCTATTCATGGCGTTGTAGTAAAAACAGATGGTACTCGTATCAACATCAATATTGGGGATAACGAAAATGATCCTGTATTCTGCATTACAGACTTGTTACCGCATTTGGGACAAGAGCAAATGCAAAAGAATGCAGCTAAGGTAATTGAAGGGGAAGCCCTTGATTTACTCATAGGCAGTCGTCCTGTAAAAGATGAAGAAAAAGAAGGGGTTACTAAATTTATTAACAACCTTCTTGAAAAAGAATATGGCTTTGTAGAACGTGATTTATTATCTGCGGAACTCGAAATCGTACCAGCAGGCAAGGCTCGTGATATGGGCTTTGACCGCTCCATGGTTATGGCCTATGGACAAGATGATCGCGTATGTGCGTATACATCCTTAGTAGCTATGCTTGAAGTAGACAATGTTAAACGTACTACTTGTTGCTTGCTTGTAGATAAAGAAGAAATCGGTTCTGTAGGCGCCACTGGTATGCAATCTCGTTTCTTTGAAAATGCAGTAGCAGAAGTTCTCACACTTATGGGTAAACCTAATTCTGTAAGTGTACGACGGACCTTGGAAAATTCTCGTATGTTATCTTCCGATGTTAGTGCTGGCTATGATCCTTTATATGCATCTGCATTCGAAAAGAAAAATGCATCTTACCTAGGTATGGGTGTTGTATTCAATAAATTTACAGGCTCTCGTGGTAAATCTGGTTCTAATGATGCCAATGCTGAATATATGGGCTTTATTCGTCGTGTCATGGAATCTAACAATGTAACATATCAAACTGCAGAGCTTGGCAAGGTTGATCTCGGCGGTGGTGGTACCATTGCTTATATCATGGCCTTATACGGTATGAATGTTATCGACTGTGGCGTGGCTGTGCTTAGTATGCATGCTCCATGGGAGGTTACATCCAAGGCGGATATTTACGAGGCTAAACAATGCTATGTGGCATTCTTAAATGCAGCTGATGAATCAATCTAA
- the dut gene encoding dUTP diphosphatase, which produces MDIRGFEVVSAFEEQDINLPTRKTTESAGYDIECAEAVTLEPGQVVLVPTGLKAFMAYDEYLAIHIRSSMAIKRHLALVNSTGIIDSDYYNNEDNEGHIMIALYNYGKETVSLEKGERVAQGIFSKYLLTNDDDATGVRTGGIGSTGAM; this is translated from the coding sequence ATGGATATTCGTGGCTTTGAAGTAGTTTCTGCTTTTGAAGAACAAGATATCAATTTACCAACCCGTAAAACAACAGAAAGCGCAGGCTATGATATTGAATGCGCTGAAGCTGTTACATTAGAACCAGGTCAAGTAGTACTCGTTCCAACAGGGCTTAAAGCTTTCATGGCGTACGACGAATATCTTGCTATTCATATCCGTTCTAGCATGGCTATTAAACGCCATCTTGCACTTGTGAATAGTACAGGTATTATCGATAGCGATTACTACAATAATGAGGACAACGAAGGTCATATTATGATCGCCCTCTATAACTATGGTAAAGAAACCGTTTCCCTTGAAAAAGGAGAACGTGTTGCGCAAGGTATATTCTCTAAATACTTACTCACAAACGATGACGATGCCACAGGTGTACGTACAGGTGGTATCGGTAGCACTGGTGCTATGTAA
- a CDS encoding ABC transporter ATP-binding protein → MLEVKNMVKTFFKGTINEKTALQGIDLRLEEGDFCTVIGGNGAGKSTLLNSIAGVFPVDEGSITINDIDVTKMPEYKRAKYIGRVFQDPMVGTAGNMQIEENLILAMRRGKNLGLKWAFKDSEQAFFKERLALLGLGLEDRLSARMGLLSGGQRQSITLLMATMLRPELLLLDEHTAALDPKTAENVLQLTDKLVAEHNLTTLMITHNMRDALRFGNRLIMMDAGRIIYDVKGEEKKKLTVADLLQKFEVAGENALSDRMVLGAK, encoded by the coding sequence ATGTTAGAAGTAAAAAATATGGTAAAAACCTTCTTTAAGGGCACAATCAATGAAAAAACTGCTCTTCAAGGTATTGATCTTCGTTTAGAAGAAGGCGATTTCTGTACTGTAATCGGTGGTAATGGTGCTGGTAAAAGTACGTTGCTAAACTCCATCGCTGGTGTATTCCCAGTAGATGAAGGTTCCATTACAATCAATGATATTGATGTCACAAAAATGCCTGAATACAAACGTGCTAAATACATTGGTCGTGTATTCCAAGATCCTATGGTTGGTACTGCAGGCAATATGCAAATTGAGGAAAACTTGATCCTTGCTATGCGCCGTGGTAAAAACTTAGGTCTTAAATGGGCTTTCAAAGATAGCGAACAAGCATTCTTCAAAGAACGCCTTGCACTATTAGGTTTAGGCCTTGAAGACCGCTTATCTGCTCGTATGGGATTGTTATCTGGTGGTCAACGCCAATCCATTACATTGTTGATGGCTACTATGCTTCGTCCTGAACTTTTATTACTTGACGAACATACAGCGGCTCTTGACCCTAAGACGGCAGAAAATGTTTTGCAATTGACTGATAAACTTGTGGCTGAACATAACTTAACGACTCTCATGATTACCCACAACATGCGTGATGCATTGCGCTTTGGTAATCGCCTCATCATGATGGATGCTGGCCGCATTATCTATGATGTAAAAGGGGAAGAAAAGAAAAAATTAACAGTTGCCGATTTATTACAAAAATTTGAAGTAGCTGGGGAAAATGCATTGAGCGACCGCATGGTGCTAGGTGCGAAATAA
- a CDS encoding polyribonucleotide nucleotidyltransferase, translating into MEQFQMDLAGRTLTIETGELAKQAGGAVMVGYGDTRVLVTATGSKEAKDIDFFPLTVDYEEKMYAVGRLPGGFIKREARPPESAILNSRLIDRPIRPLFDKGVRNEVHVVATVMSVDQDCDPAICGMIGASAALSISDIPWNGPIAGVRMGRINGEFVVNPTKEQLEATDLNIVVAGTKDAILMVEGGAQEVPEETILEVIMAAHEEIKKIVAFQEDMKAKVGKEKRIFESKDVLAEIADAVRAYGHDKLDAAVRCADKQQRDAQESEVRADVLAHFEEIYPDNLADVNKAFDAMTKEIVRHMITVEKIRPDGRKLDEVRPISCRTGVLPRTHGSGLFTRGQTQVLNVATVAPLSETQTIDGIGLETEKRYIHHYNFPSFSVGETRSSRGPGRREIGHGALAERALVPVIPSEEEFPYALRLVSEVLESNGSSSMASVCGSTLSLMDAGVPIKAPVAGIAMGLVTQGEHYTILTDIQGMEDALGDMDFKVAGTAKGVTAIQMDIKISGLSREILHEALEQAHKGRMHIMGIMLDTIAEPRQQMSQYAPRIITMKIDPDKIRDVIGSGGKVIRGIIDETGAKIDIEDDGTVFIASVDQDGAAKAQQIIENLTKEVEVGEVYLGKVTRLMAFGAFVEVLPGKEGLVHISKLAKERVENVEDVVNVGDEIMVKVIEIDKQGRINLSRKDCLK; encoded by the coding sequence ATGGAACAATTCCAAATGGACCTAGCTGGTCGTACGCTTACGATCGAGACTGGGGAACTTGCAAAACAAGCTGGCGGTGCCGTAATGGTTGGTTACGGTGATACTCGTGTACTCGTTACCGCTACAGGTTCTAAAGAGGCGAAGGATATCGATTTCTTCCCACTTACAGTAGACTATGAAGAAAAAATGTACGCTGTTGGTCGTTTACCAGGTGGCTTCATTAAACGTGAAGCACGTCCACCTGAATCTGCGATTTTGAATAGCCGTTTGATTGACCGTCCTATTCGTCCATTATTTGATAAAGGTGTACGTAATGAAGTACACGTAGTGGCAACTGTTATGTCCGTTGATCAAGATTGTGATCCAGCAATCTGTGGTATGATTGGCGCTTCAGCTGCTTTATCCATTTCTGATATTCCTTGGAATGGTCCTATTGCAGGCGTTCGTATGGGGCGTATCAACGGTGAATTTGTTGTGAACCCAACAAAAGAACAATTAGAAGCAACAGATCTTAATATCGTTGTAGCTGGTACAAAAGATGCTATCCTCATGGTTGAAGGTGGTGCTCAAGAGGTTCCAGAAGAAACTATTCTTGAAGTCATCATGGCAGCTCATGAAGAAATCAAAAAAATCGTAGCTTTCCAAGAAGATATGAAAGCAAAAGTGGGCAAGGAAAAACGCATATTTGAAAGTAAAGATGTGCTAGCTGAAATCGCTGATGCAGTTCGTGCGTATGGTCATGATAAACTTGATGCAGCAGTTCGTTGTGCAGATAAACAACAACGTGATGCGCAAGAAAGCGAAGTACGTGCCGATGTATTAGCTCACTTTGAAGAAATCTACCCAGATAACTTGGCGGATGTAAATAAAGCATTTGACGCAATGACAAAAGAAATCGTGCGTCATATGATTACTGTTGAAAAAATCCGTCCAGATGGACGTAAACTTGATGAAGTTCGTCCAATCTCTTGCCGTACAGGTGTATTACCTCGTACACATGGTTCTGGCTTATTTACTCGTGGTCAAACTCAAGTATTGAACGTTGCTACTGTAGCTCCATTGTCTGAAACTCAAACAATTGATGGCATTGGTTTAGAAACAGAAAAACGTTACATTCACCACTATAATTTCCCATCCTTCTCCGTAGGTGAAACTCGTTCCTCCCGTGGTCCTGGTCGCCGTGAAATTGGTCATGGTGCGTTGGCTGAACGTGCATTGGTACCTGTAATTCCTAGTGAAGAAGAATTCCCATATGCATTGCGTTTAGTATCTGAAGTGTTGGAATCTAACGGTTCTAGCTCCATGGCATCCGTTTGTGGCTCCACATTATCCTTGATGGATGCTGGTGTACCTATTAAAGCTCCTGTAGCTGGTATCGCTATGGGTCTCGTAACTCAAGGCGAACACTACACAATCTTAACTGATATCCAAGGCATGGAAGATGCTCTTGGTGACATGGACTTTAAAGTGGCTGGTACAGCAAAAGGTGTAACAGCAATTCAAATGGATATCAAAATTTCCGGCTTATCCCGTGAAATCCTTCATGAAGCATTAGAACAAGCTCATAAAGGCCGTATGCATATCATGGGTATCATGCTTGATACAATTGCTGAACCACGTCAACAAATGTCTCAATACGCTCCACGTATTATTACAATGAAAATTGATCCAGATAAGATTCGTGATGTAATTGGTTCTGGCGGTAAAGTAATTCGTGGTATTATTGACGAAACAGGTGCAAAAATCGACATCGAAGATGATGGCACAGTATTCATCGCTTCTGTAGATCAAGATGGTGCTGCTAAAGCACAACAAATCATTGAAAACCTTACTAAAGAGGTTGAAGTAGGTGAAGTATACCTTGGTAAAGTAACTCGTTTGATGGCATTCGGTGCTTTTGTAGAAGTATTACCAGGTAAAGAAGGTCTTGTACATATTTCCAAACTTGCGAAAGAACGCGTTGAAAATGTAGAAGACGTAGTAAATGTAGGCGATGAGATTATGGTAAAAGTTATCGAAATCGATAAACAAGGCCGTATCAACTTGTCCCGTAAAGATTGTTTAAAATAA
- the rpsO gene encoding 30S ribosomal protein S15 translates to MLTTEAKLAVIKEYATHEGDTGSPEVQVAILTSRIQYLTDHLKEHKKDHHSRRGLLKLVGQRRNMLDYLRRKDIERYRSLIERLGLRK, encoded by the coding sequence ATGTTAACTACAGAAGCTAAATTAGCAGTAATTAAAGAATACGCTACTCATGAAGGTGACACTGGTTCTCCAGAAGTACAAGTTGCGATTTTAACAAGCCGCATCCAATACTTAACAGATCACTTGAAAGAACACAAAAAAGACCATCATTCCCGTCGTGGTTTGTTGAAATTAGTTGGTCAACGCCGTAACATGCTTGACTACCTTCGTCGTAAAGATATCGAACGTTACCGTTCCCTTATCGAACGTCTTGGTCTTCGTAAATAA
- a CDS encoding ABC transporter substrate-binding protein: MNWKKGIAVALSAISIMAMVAGCGSNTATNDQKKIGVIQLVEHPSLDAANKGFVDGLASKGYKDGENIKLDQQNAQADQSNLNSIAQRFVSDKKDLVLAIATPAAQTMANASHDIPIMGTAITDYVTAKLVQSNEHPGGNVSGTSDMTPVEKEVDLIIALVPNVKRIGAIYTSSEINSQLQVEKMKAYAATKGITVVEATVSNVNDIQQAATNLVNQDVQAIYTPTDNVLASAMANLAQITDAAKIPVFAADEGMTMTGGVATYSVDYYKLGYQTGLMAAKVLSGEAKISDLAIETQKDIKLTVNEERAKKLGITIPEALRKDMKQ; encoded by the coding sequence ATGAACTGGAAAAAAGGTATTGCAGTAGCACTTAGTGCTATCTCTATTATGGCAATGGTAGCTGGTTGCGGTTCCAATACAGCAACTAATGATCAAAAGAAAATCGGAGTTATTCAATTGGTAGAACATCCATCTCTTGATGCCGCTAATAAAGGCTTTGTTGATGGCCTTGCATCTAAAGGTTATAAAGATGGGGAAAACATCAAATTAGACCAACAAAATGCTCAAGCTGACCAATCTAATTTGAATAGTATTGCTCAACGCTTTGTATCTGATAAAAAAGATTTAGTATTAGCCATTGCAACGCCAGCAGCACAAACGATGGCAAATGCATCTCATGATATTCCTATCATGGGTACTGCTATTACAGACTACGTTACAGCGAAACTCGTTCAATCTAACGAACATCCAGGTGGTAATGTATCTGGTACATCTGATATGACACCTGTAGAAAAAGAGGTTGACCTTATTATTGCATTAGTACCAAATGTAAAACGTATTGGTGCAATTTACACATCTTCTGAAATCAACTCCCAACTTCAAGTTGAAAAAATGAAAGCTTATGCAGCTACTAAAGGTATCACTGTTGTAGAAGCAACTGTTTCTAACGTAAATGATATCCAACAAGCAGCTACTAATCTTGTAAACCAAGATGTACAAGCTATTTATACACCAACTGATAATGTATTGGCATCTGCTATGGCTAACTTAGCTCAAATTACTGATGCTGCTAAAATTCCAGTATTTGCTGCCGATGAAGGCATGACAATGACTGGTGGTGTGGCAACATATTCTGTTGACTACTATAAATTAGGTTATCAAACTGGTTTAATGGCTGCAAAAGTGCTTTCTGGTGAAGCTAAAATTTCTGATTTAGCCATTGAAACACAAAAAGATATTAAGTTAACTGTTAATGAAGAACGTGCTAAAAAATTAGGTATCACAATTCCTGAAGCACTTCGTAAAGATATGAAACAATAG
- a CDS encoding 3'-5' exonuclease — MNYIVFDLEWNQPYSNDISFMKRTKMPLTGEIIQIGAVKLNEKMDIVDHFTMFIKPQYLPRMHKHVRELTGITSRELDHGVPFKTAMQYFQNWCGDEYMLLSWGSDDILILRENLMLHRMKALSYDQWVDAQMIYAYQRYGTSQQYSVAHAMEDLNISTEHLSAHNALHDAVFTAHICQKLDIQQGILHYDLIRKESSNPFLYPPILTFFMYENFPEKKRIVHDRRVRLSFCPYCQTRLEMTRPERLQGDKHLAIGVCPKHGDFAVQLKVGKYTIKSGSTKFYVTKVLTHCTDEIRSLYTQKSEINREKERKYLEFRRAELEKDRQK, encoded by the coding sequence ATGAACTATATTGTATTTGATTTAGAGTGGAATCAACCCTATAGCAATGACATTAGCTTTATGAAGCGCACAAAAATGCCACTAACTGGGGAAATCATTCAAATCGGAGCGGTAAAACTGAATGAAAAGATGGACATTGTAGATCATTTTACAATGTTCATCAAACCACAATACCTGCCACGGATGCATAAACATGTCCGTGAATTGACAGGTATTACATCACGAGAACTCGATCATGGTGTGCCCTTTAAGACGGCTATGCAGTACTTTCAAAATTGGTGTGGTGATGAGTATATGTTGTTATCTTGGGGGTCTGATGATATTCTCATATTGCGTGAAAATCTAATGCTTCATAGGATGAAAGCTTTATCTTATGATCAATGGGTAGATGCACAGATGATTTATGCGTATCAGCGATATGGTACGAGTCAACAGTATTCTGTGGCTCATGCCATGGAGGACCTAAATATATCTACGGAGCATTTATCTGCTCATAATGCATTACATGATGCTGTATTTACGGCTCATATATGTCAAAAGCTAGATATACAACAAGGTATTTTACATTATGATCTAATTCGAAAGGAAAGTAGTAATCCTTTCTTATATCCACCAATTTTAACGTTCTTTATGTATGAGAACTTTCCTGAAAAGAAGCGCATTGTTCATGATAGAAGGGTTCGATTATCATTCTGCCCGTATTGTCAGACCCGCTTGGAAATGACGCGACCAGAACGATTGCAAGGTGATAAGCATCTCGCTATAGGCGTTTGTCCTAAACATGGCGATTTTGCAGTGCAACTTAAAGTTGGAAAATATACGATTAAGTCCGGTAGTACTAAATTCTACGTTACAAAGGTATTAACGCATTGTACGGACGAAATTCGTTCTCTATATACTCAGAAGTCTGAAATTAATCGAGAGAAAGAGCGAAAATATTTGGAATTTCGCCGGGCGGAACTTGAAAAGGACCGCCAAAAATAA
- a CDS encoding NUDIX hydrolase: protein MAISKEIQKSSEMKFDGKLIKVTYDIADVNGNEAWREVVHHPGATAIVVVTEDNKIVMERQFRYALQQPLLEIPAGKLDPNEEPLNCAKRELAEETGYRANQWIPLGTIATSPGFCNEVLHLYLAKDLTMGETNWDPDEYVELEYFTLPELLEAIKAEQIKDSKSLAALMLAMPYLK, encoded by the coding sequence ATGGCAATTAGCAAAGAGATACAAAAATCTAGCGAAATGAAGTTTGATGGTAAACTAATTAAAGTTACTTATGATATAGCTGATGTAAATGGTAATGAAGCGTGGCGTGAGGTTGTTCATCATCCTGGTGCTACAGCTATTGTGGTTGTTACGGAAGATAATAAAATTGTAATGGAACGTCAGTTCCGTTATGCTTTGCAACAGCCTTTGCTTGAAATTCCAGCAGGTAAACTAGATCCTAATGAAGAGCCTCTTAACTGTGCGAAACGTGAGTTAGCAGAGGAAACAGGTTATCGTGCGAACCAATGGATTCCGTTGGGCACAATTGCTACAAGTCCTGGTTTCTGTAACGAAGTATTACATTTATATTTAGCAAAAGATCTTACTATGGGCGAAACTAATTGGGATCCAGACGAATATGTGGAACTTGAGTATTTTACTTTACCTGAATTATTAGAGGCTATCAAGGCGGAGCAAATTAAGGATAGCAAATCTTTGGCAGCCCTTATGCTTGCAATGCCGTACCTCAAATAA